Proteins from one Triticum aestivum cultivar Chinese Spring chromosome 7A, IWGSC CS RefSeq v2.1, whole genome shotgun sequence genomic window:
- the LOC123148414 gene encoding uncharacterized protein isoform X1: MEAAVLDPLGGHARPAERREAPASTVHCGNGEDAAAADDDSWCDASDSTGHDSSLHREWTHRQDQFHKMGYRDGITEGQKDAAQEGFNLGHRQSADVGYKWGLVRGITSSAFASLSDSLKEKWLLDAQRRGKLEDLHNFVQEISGQGALQLFHESTLKNNLRPEESKLQTITKDLLLLLHECPDVHVSEELKRVP; this comes from the exons ATGGAGGCCGCCGTACTGGATCCCCTCGGTGGCCACGCGCGACCTGCGGAGCGACGGGAGGCGCCGGCGTCGACCGTGCACTGTG GCAATGGTGAAGATgctgctgctgcagatgatgaCTCCTGGTGTGATGCTTCAGATTCTACAGGACATGATTCCAGCTTACACAGAGAATGGACCCACAGGCAGGACCAGTTTCATAAG ATGGGCTATAGGGATGGTATAACAGAAGGGCAGAAGGATGCTGCCCAAGAGGGGTTCAACCTTGGGCATAGGCAGTCTGCGGATGTTGGATACAAGTGGGGTCTTGTTCGGGGGATTACTAG CAGTGCATTTGCTAGTCTTTCCGACAGTCTTAAAGAAAAGTGGCTGCTCGACGCCCAGCGTAGAGGAAAACTTGAAGATTTGCACAACTTCGTGCAAGAAATTTCAGGACAGGGTGCTCTGCAGTTGTTTCACGAGAGTACTCTTAAGAATAATCTTCGACCAGAGGAGAGCAAGCTCCAAACAATTACAAAGGACCTTCTCCTGTTGTTGCACGAATGCCCAGATGTTCATGTTAGTGAAGAGTTGAAACGAGTTCCATAA
- the LOC123148414 gene encoding uncharacterized protein isoform X3 produces MEAAVLDPLGGHARPAERREAPASTVHCGNGEDAAAADDDSWCDASDSTGHDSSLHREWTHRQDQFHKMGYRDGITEGQKDAAQEGFNLGHRQSADVGYKWGLVRGITSSAFASLSDSLKEKWLLDAQRRGKLEDLHNFVQEISGQGALQLFHESTLKNNLRPEESKLQTITKDLLLLLHECPDVHRA; encoded by the exons ATGGAGGCCGCCGTACTGGATCCCCTCGGTGGCCACGCGCGACCTGCGGAGCGACGGGAGGCGCCGGCGTCGACCGTGCACTGTG GCAATGGTGAAGATgctgctgctgcagatgatgaCTCCTGGTGTGATGCTTCAGATTCTACAGGACATGATTCCAGCTTACACAGAGAATGGACCCACAGGCAGGACCAGTTTCATAAG ATGGGCTATAGGGATGGTATAACAGAAGGGCAGAAGGATGCTGCCCAAGAGGGGTTCAACCTTGGGCATAGGCAGTCTGCGGATGTTGGATACAAGTGGGGTCTTGTTCGGGGGATTACTAG CAGTGCATTTGCTAGTCTTTCCGACAGTCTTAAAGAAAAGTGGCTGCTCGACGCCCAGCGTAGAGGAAAACTTGAAGATTTGCACAACTTCGTGCAAGAAATTTCAGGACAGGGTGCTCTGCAGTTGTTTCACGAGAGTACTCTTAAGAATAATCTTCGACCAGAGGAGAGCAAGCTCCAAACAATTACAAAGGACCTTCTCCTGTTGTTGCACGAATGCCCAGATGTTCAT
- the LOC123148414 gene encoding uncharacterized protein isoform X2 gives MEAAVLDPLGGHARPAERREAPASTVHCGNGEDAAAADDDSWCDASDSTGHDSSLHREWTHRQDQFHKMGYRDGITEGQKDAAQEGFNLGHRQSADVGYKWGLVRGITSAFASLSDSLKEKWLLDAQRRGKLEDLHNFVQEISGQGALQLFHESTLKNNLRPEESKLQTITKDLLLLLHECPDVHVSEELKRVP, from the exons ATGGAGGCCGCCGTACTGGATCCCCTCGGTGGCCACGCGCGACCTGCGGAGCGACGGGAGGCGCCGGCGTCGACCGTGCACTGTG GCAATGGTGAAGATgctgctgctgcagatgatgaCTCCTGGTGTGATGCTTCAGATTCTACAGGACATGATTCCAGCTTACACAGAGAATGGACCCACAGGCAGGACCAGTTTCATAAG ATGGGCTATAGGGATGGTATAACAGAAGGGCAGAAGGATGCTGCCCAAGAGGGGTTCAACCTTGGGCATAGGCAGTCTGCGGATGTTGGATACAAGTGGGGTCTTGTTCGGGGGATTACTAG TGCATTTGCTAGTCTTTCCGACAGTCTTAAAGAAAAGTGGCTGCTCGACGCCCAGCGTAGAGGAAAACTTGAAGATTTGCACAACTTCGTGCAAGAAATTTCAGGACAGGGTGCTCTGCAGTTGTTTCACGAGAGTACTCTTAAGAATAATCTTCGACCAGAGGAGAGCAAGCTCCAAACAATTACAAAGGACCTTCTCCTGTTGTTGCACGAATGCCCAGATGTTCATGTTAGTGAAGAGTTGAAACGAGTTCCATAA
- the LOC123148417 gene encoding probable transcriptional regulator SLK3: protein MSGAPRSNLGLVPRDMNGSLPVSTTNSSGPSIGVSSLVTDGNSSLSGGAQFQQSTSMNADSFMRLPASPMSFSSNNISGSSVIDGSIMQQSPPQEQMQKRRACSVTSQPVIDAAAAFHAQKKPRVDIRQDDILQQQLIQQLLQGQSSLHLQGQHNPQLQALIRQHKLAQIQQQQQHQLSQQFPQHQHSQVGIPRQPQLRPPPAQPGIELAGPVRTPVESGLCSRRLMQYLYHKRYRPDNNPITYWRKLIDEYFAPRSRERWCVSSYEKPGNTSAAIPQTSPGTWRCDICNTHSGKGYEATSEILPRLCQIRFDHGVKDEYLFLDMPNEFRLPNGLLLLEHTKVVQKSIYDHQHVTHEGQLRIIFTPELKIMSWEFCSRKHDEYVTRKFLTEQVTHMLRATQSYQATVTKNGPAGLSNDEAQKACNEFASASRQLAKNIDHHSLNEHGLSKRYVRCLQISEVVNHMKDLIEFSHKNKLGPIEGLKNYPKQTAGPKLTVQNLHDSKAVKTEMSPHVNNEVPGVGAISNNPQNPAAQSNYQHMLRSSSANQGLLQQEASQNAAAMNSYQNMFRSSSANQGLLQQEASQNAAALNNYQNMLRGSSPNQSLLQQEASSIFKGPTAVHSGIQLEASRSFRASQLGQFQHPMSFQQGMPQHQHNSFQGLGASPQFQQHVINQLLQEAKNTNSRALAHHHHQQQQQQHHQQQQQHHQQQQQQQQQQQPQQQQHQQPQQQQHQQPQQQQHQQPQQQQHQQPQPQQQSPSTPNANGGLTSGAAVTNSAASAEQAQHMNNGTAKGAAPMGMTGPSNLINSGAGMVQRSSSFKSVSSNPAASGGNAAATPKAESVHDMDDLEHLISHELVESGLFMGEQPGDGGFSWNI, encoded by the exons ATGTCCGGGGCCCCACGCTCCAACCTTGGACTTGTTCCCAGGGACATGAATGGTAGCCTTCCAGTTAGTACTACAAATTCCTCTGGGCCAAGCATTGGTGTTAGCTCTTTGGTGACCGATGGCAACTCATCACTTTCTGGAGGTGCCCAGTTTCAGCAAAGTACGAGCATGAATGCTGATTCATTCATGCGCCTTCCTGCCTCTCCGATGTCGTTTTCGTCCAATAACATTTCTGGCTCTTCAGTCATTGATGGCTCCATCATGCAGCAAAGTCCACCCCAAGAGCAGATGCAGAAGCGGAGAGCATGTAGTGTAACATCACAACCTGTGATTGATGCTGCCGCCGCATTTCATGCTCAAAAGAAGCCAAGAGTTGATATTCGGCAAGATGATATCTTGCAACAACAGTtgattcaacagctgctccaaGGTCAGAGTTCTCTTCATCTCCAGGGCCAACATAACCCACAGCTTCAAGCCTTGATCCGGCAGCACAAACTGGCACAAattcagcaacaacagcagcatcAGTTATCGCAACAATTTCCTCAGCATCAACATTCTCAAGTTGGCATACCTCGGCAGCCACAGTTGAGGCCGCCGCCAGCACAGCCTGGAATTGAGCTAGCTGGACCTGTTAGGACTCCCGTTGAGAGTGGGCTTTGTTCTCGAAGGTTAATGCAATATTTGTATCACAAGCGTTACCGGCCAGAT AATAATCCCATAACATACTGGAGGAAGCTCATTGATGAATATTTTGCACCACGATCAAGAGAGAGATGGTGTGTGTCATCATATGAAAAACCAGGGAATACCTCAGCTGCTATTCCACAGACATCCCCG GGTACATGGCGTTGTGATATTTGTAATACACATTCGGGGAAAGGATATG AGGCTACCTCTGAAATACTTCCTAGACTCTGTCAAATTAGATTTGACCACGGTGTTAAGGATGAATATCTATTCCTTGACATGCCGAACGAGTTCCGGTTGCCCAACGGACTGCTGCTCCTGGAGCATACTAAAGTTGTTCAGAAGAGCATCTACGATCACCAACATGTCACACATGAGGGACAACTGAGAATAATATTCACTCCAGAACTAAAG ATTATGTCCTGGGAGTTTTGTTCACGGAAACACGACGAGTATGTCACTCGCAAGTTTTTAACAGAGCAG GTTACACATATGCTGCGTGCTACCCAGAGTTATCAAGCTACTGTCACTAAAAATGGACCTGCTGGCCTATCGAACGATGAGGCACAAAAGGCTTGCAACGA GTTTGCATCAGCATCACGTCAACTAGCGAAAAATATTGATCACCACAGCCTAAATGAACATGGTCTTTCTAAAAGATATGTTCGCTGTTTGCAG ATATCAGAGGTGGTGAATCACATGAAGGATCTAATTGAGTTCAGCCACAAGAACAAGCTCGGCCCTATAG AGGGCCTGAAGAACTATCCCAAGCAAACTGCTGGACCAAAGCTCACGGTGCAGAATTTGCATGACTCAAAGGCAGTCAAAACAGAAATGAGCCCCCATGTGAATAACGAGGTTCCAGGTGTTGGAGCAATTAGTAATAATCCGCAGAATCCTGCAGCACAAAGCAATTACCAACATATGCTGAGAAGCTCAAGTGCAAATCAGGGTTTGCTGCAGCAGGAGGCATCACAGAATGCTGCGGCAATGAACAGTTACCAGAATATGTTCAGAAGCTCAAGCGCAAATCAGGGTTTGCTCCAGCAGGAGGCATCTCAGAATGCTGCTGCGCTAAATAATTACCAGAATATGCTTAGAGGCTCGAGCCCAAATCAAAGTTTGCTTCAGCAGGAGGCATCGAGTATCTTCAAAGGTCCTACAGCAGTGCACAGTGGCATTCAGCTGGAAGCATCTAGATCGTTCCGTGCGTCTCAGCTTGGGCAATTCCAGCATCCCATGTCATTCCAGCAAGGTATGCCCCAGCACCAGCATAACAGTTTCCAAGGCCTGGGTGCTAGTCCACAATTCCAGCAGCATGTGATCAATCAGCTGCTGCAAGAAGCCAAGAATACCAATAGTCGCGctcttgctcatcatcatcatcagcagcagcagcagcaacaccatcagcagcagcagcaacaccatcagcagcagcagcaacaacagcaacagcagcagccgcagcagcagcaacatcaacagccgcagcagcagcaacatcaacagccgcagcagcagcaacatcaacagccgcagcagcagcaacatcaacagccgcagccgcagcagcagTCTCCTAGCACTCCCAATGCAAATGGTGGTCTCACATCCGGAGCCGCGGTCACCAACAGCGCTGCTAGCGCAGAGCAGGCACAGCACATGAATAACGGCACAGCAAAGGGTGCCGCTCCGATGGGTATGACGGGGCCTAGTAATCTGATCAACAGCGGAGCTGGCATGGTCCAGCGAAGCAGCAGTTTCAAGTCAGTGAGCAGCAACCCGGCCGCTTCTGGCGGCAATGCGGCGGCGACCCCAAAGGCGGAGTCTGTGCACGACATGGACGACCTGGAACATCTCATCTCCCACGAACTCGTGGAGAGCGGGCTGTTCATGGGGGAGCAGCCGGGAGACGGCGGCTTCTCGTGGAACATCTGA
- the LOC123148414 gene encoding uncharacterized protein isoform X4, with product MEAAVLDPLGGHARPAERREAPASTVHCGNGEDAAAADDDSWCDASDSTGHDSSLHREWTHRQDQFHKMGYRDGITEGQKDAAQEGFNLGHRQSADVGYKWGLVRGITSAFASLSDSLKEKWLLDAQRRGKLEDLHNFVQEISGQGALQLFHESTLKNNLRPEESKLQTITKDLLLLLHECPDVHRA from the exons ATGGAGGCCGCCGTACTGGATCCCCTCGGTGGCCACGCGCGACCTGCGGAGCGACGGGAGGCGCCGGCGTCGACCGTGCACTGTG GCAATGGTGAAGATgctgctgctgcagatgatgaCTCCTGGTGTGATGCTTCAGATTCTACAGGACATGATTCCAGCTTACACAGAGAATGGACCCACAGGCAGGACCAGTTTCATAAG ATGGGCTATAGGGATGGTATAACAGAAGGGCAGAAGGATGCTGCCCAAGAGGGGTTCAACCTTGGGCATAGGCAGTCTGCGGATGTTGGATACAAGTGGGGTCTTGTTCGGGGGATTACTAG TGCATTTGCTAGTCTTTCCGACAGTCTTAAAGAAAAGTGGCTGCTCGACGCCCAGCGTAGAGGAAAACTTGAAGATTTGCACAACTTCGTGCAAGAAATTTCAGGACAGGGTGCTCTGCAGTTGTTTCACGAGAGTACTCTTAAGAATAATCTTCGACCAGAGGAGAGCAAGCTCCAAACAATTACAAAGGACCTTCTCCTGTTGTTGCACGAATGCCCAGATGTTCAT